A window from Pseudonocardia cypriaca encodes these proteins:
- a CDS encoding glycosyltransferase family 2 protein yields the protein MDSPAVTATVVVCVYTEKRWDDIVAAVGSVAAQDVTPAETLVIVDHNPALLSRAQQEFGPRGVRVLPNAHKQGLSGARNTAIAEATGDVVVFLDDDAAARPGWLAALLAPYSDPTVKAVGGVAHPRWPVNRPRVLPGAAPYDPNGTGELDWIVGCTYTGQPLRQAEVRNLMGCNMSFRREVFERVGGFAEDIGRIGKNPLGCEETELCIRARQHYHRAGEKIRILFEPAAVVDHRVSRDRIEWAYLRRRSWAEGLSKAAVSKLVGSDDALSTERSYVARVLPTAVLRELKEGRVSSAAAVVTALACTTAGYVRGKLPGATSGVRLPAAEASRPQTGD from the coding sequence GTGGACAGTCCGGCCGTCACGGCGACCGTCGTGGTCTGCGTGTACACCGAGAAGCGGTGGGACGACATCGTCGCCGCCGTCGGCTCGGTCGCCGCGCAGGACGTGACGCCGGCGGAAACGCTGGTGATCGTCGACCACAACCCGGCGCTGCTCTCGCGAGCGCAGCAGGAGTTCGGCCCGCGCGGCGTGCGCGTGCTGCCGAACGCCCACAAGCAGGGGCTGTCCGGCGCGCGCAACACCGCCATCGCCGAGGCGACCGGCGACGTCGTGGTGTTCCTCGACGACGACGCCGCGGCCCGGCCCGGCTGGCTCGCCGCGCTGCTCGCGCCCTACAGCGACCCGACCGTCAAGGCCGTGGGCGGGGTGGCGCACCCGCGCTGGCCCGTCAACCGGCCGCGGGTGCTGCCCGGCGCCGCACCGTACGACCCGAACGGCACCGGCGAGCTCGACTGGATCGTGGGGTGCACCTACACCGGCCAGCCGTTGCGCCAGGCCGAGGTGCGCAACCTCATGGGGTGCAACATGTCGTTCCGACGCGAAGTGTTCGAGCGCGTCGGCGGCTTCGCGGAGGACATCGGGCGCATCGGGAAGAACCCCCTCGGCTGCGAGGAGACCGAGCTCTGCATCCGGGCCCGGCAGCACTACCACCGGGCGGGCGAGAAGATCCGGATCCTGTTCGAGCCGGCCGCCGTCGTCGACCACCGGGTGAGCCGCGACCGCATCGAGTGGGCCTACCTGCGCCGCCGCAGCTGGGCGGAAGGCCTGTCGAAGGCGGCCGTCTCCAAGCTCGTGGGCAGCGACGACGCCCTGTCCACCGAGCGCAGCTACGTGGCGCGGGTGCTGCCCACCGCCGTGCTGCGCGAGCTCAAGGAGGGCCGCGTGTCGTCCGCGGCCGCCGTCGTCACCGCGCTGGCCTGCACCACCGCCGGCTACGTGCGCGGCAAGCTCCCCGGCGCCACGTCCGGCGTGCGGTTGCCCGCCGCCGAGGCCTCCCGCCCGCAGACCGGTGACTGA
- a CDS encoding glycosyltransferase family 2 protein, protein MVVPTRNEARNLEIVLPAIAAVRPTVHEIIVVDGNSTDGTVETAKRVLPWVRVITQTRKGKGNAMACGFAAATGDVIVMFDADGSADPSEIPAFVSALVAGADFAKGSRFTPGGGSDDITLLRKSGNAGLNGVVNALFGTSYTDLCYGYNAFWADLLPLLELPPIDAPAPTDGMLWGDGFEIETVLNCRVAAAGLKITEVPSIERQRVFGDTNLRTFADGARVLRTLLAEHRRADRRKSARRF, encoded by the coding sequence GTGGTGGTCCCCACCCGGAACGAGGCGCGCAACCTCGAGATCGTGCTCCCGGCGATCGCCGCGGTGCGGCCGACGGTCCACGAGATCATCGTGGTCGACGGCAACTCCACCGACGGCACCGTCGAGACGGCCAAGCGGGTGCTCCCGTGGGTCCGGGTGATCACGCAGACCCGCAAGGGCAAGGGCAACGCCATGGCCTGCGGGTTCGCCGCGGCAACGGGTGACGTCATCGTCATGTTCGACGCCGACGGCTCCGCCGACCCGTCCGAGATCCCCGCGTTCGTCTCCGCGCTGGTGGCGGGGGCGGACTTCGCGAAGGGCAGCCGCTTCACCCCTGGCGGTGGCAGCGACGACATCACGCTGCTGCGCAAGTCCGGCAACGCCGGCCTCAACGGCGTCGTGAACGCACTGTTCGGCACCAGCTACACCGACCTCTGCTACGGCTACAACGCGTTCTGGGCCGACCTGCTCCCGCTGCTCGAACTACCGCCGATCGACGCACCGGCGCCGACCGACGGGATGCTCTGGGGCGACGGTTTCGAGATCGAGACGGTGCTGAACTGCCGGGTGGCCGCTGCCGGGCTCAAGATCACCGAGGTGCCTTCGATCGAGCGGCAGCGCGTGTTCGGGGACACCAACCTGCGCACCTTCGCCGACGGCGCGCGCGTGCTGCGTACCCTTCTGGCCGAGCACCGGCGGGCCGACCGCCGCAAGTCCGCCCGCCGCTTCTGA
- a CDS encoding NYN domain-containing protein: MIPTGTATPTPRVLLVWDAPNMDMSLGSLLGARPTAAFRPRFDAVGRWLLELAGPDAVAEATVFTNVAPGSTEVVRPWVEALRNVGFAVFAKPKLTEDSDVDDDMLAHIRFRAMEGALRHLVVASGDGRAFREPLEELDAAGTTVTVIGFREHASFALNSEVIDFVDLEDIEGVFREPLPRITLDTLPDTGAWLPPFRSLRSLLEPRR; the protein is encoded by the coding sequence ATGATCCCGACCGGGACGGCGACCCCGACACCACGCGTGCTCCTCGTGTGGGACGCGCCGAACATGGACATGAGCCTCGGCTCGCTGCTCGGGGCGCGCCCCACGGCGGCGTTCCGGCCGCGGTTCGACGCCGTCGGCCGCTGGTTGCTCGAGCTCGCCGGGCCGGACGCGGTGGCCGAGGCCACCGTGTTCACCAACGTGGCACCGGGCAGCACCGAGGTCGTCCGGCCGTGGGTCGAGGCTCTGCGCAACGTGGGCTTCGCGGTGTTCGCGAAACCGAAGCTCACCGAGGACTCCGATGTCGACGACGACATGCTCGCCCACATCAGGTTCCGCGCGATGGAAGGTGCCCTGCGGCACCTCGTGGTCGCGTCCGGCGACGGCCGCGCGTTCCGCGAGCCCCTCGAAGAGCTCGACGCTGCCGGCACGACCGTCACCGTCATCGGGTTCCGCGAGCACGCGAGCTTCGCGCTCAACTCCGAGGTGATCGACTTCGTGGACCTCGAGGACATCGAGGGCGTGTTCCGCGAGCCGCTCCCGCGCATCACCCTCGACACGCTGCCCGACACCGGCGCCTGGCTGCCGCCGTTCCGCTCGCTGCGCTCGCTGCTGGAGCCGCGGAGATGA
- a CDS encoding DUF1565 domain-containing protein, with the protein MTKVLSAAAMVAATFLTGTVAEAQAAGPVPGTAPQVHDELAIEPLPHLDGLLDLLPRDVDELVDDVLPPFPRVQLYVDPAGDDANDGSAAAPLRTIQAALNKATPGTRINLAPGEYREQPRTVVGGRPGAPITIKGPEVGTDVAGRRKAVLYGTGRIFNIDHSFYTLDGFTIDGQEALRDTEFPADIATITAFKDSIQAQVKDSKLVYVGSADTSRDITGITISNMYLRRAGTECVRFRNNSHHNLVISSLIEHCGVFGKKDPANERFGYHNGEGVYIGTSPKSTTQPMHDNDTSSVNVVIHNVIRTFGSECFNVKENAHDNVLLLNSCYGNTEPIEFQGSNVELRGHANIVRDNKIFSSAGVGVKIKSDGAEWDKGGNSLVNNEISDAPYALQFNSLVPTGRMCGNVASTNELVFYNNKGDYGDGATPPNFTAPC; encoded by the coding sequence GTGACGAAGGTGCTTTCCGCCGCAGCAATGGTCGCTGCGACGTTCCTGACCGGAACCGTGGCGGAAGCCCAGGCGGCCGGCCCGGTGCCGGGCACAGCACCGCAGGTTCACGATGAGCTCGCCATCGAGCCGCTCCCGCACCTGGACGGCCTCCTCGATCTGCTTCCCCGGGACGTCGACGAACTCGTCGACGACGTCCTCCCGCCTTTTCCGCGGGTGCAGCTGTACGTCGACCCGGCAGGCGACGACGCGAACGACGGTTCCGCCGCAGCGCCGCTGCGCACCATCCAGGCCGCGCTGAACAAGGCGACGCCGGGCACGCGGATCAACCTCGCACCCGGTGAGTACCGCGAACAGCCGCGAACGGTCGTCGGCGGGCGTCCCGGTGCCCCGATCACGATCAAGGGCCCCGAGGTGGGCACGGACGTGGCCGGGCGCCGGAAGGCGGTCCTCTACGGCACGGGGCGCATCTTCAACATCGACCACAGCTTCTACACGCTCGACGGGTTCACCATCGACGGACAGGAAGCGCTGCGCGACACCGAGTTCCCCGCCGACATCGCCACCATCACCGCGTTCAAGGACAGCATCCAGGCACAGGTGAAGGACAGCAAGCTCGTCTACGTGGGCTCGGCCGACACGTCGCGCGACATCACCGGCATCACCATCAGCAACATGTACCTGCGGCGGGCCGGCACCGAGTGCGTGCGGTTCCGGAACAACTCCCACCACAACCTCGTCATCAGTTCCCTGATCGAGCACTGCGGGGTGTTCGGCAAGAAGGATCCGGCCAACGAGCGGTTCGGGTACCACAACGGCGAAGGTGTCTACATCGGCACCAGCCCGAAGTCCACCACCCAGCCCATGCACGACAACGACACCAGCTCGGTGAACGTCGTCATCCACAACGTGATCCGCACGTTCGGCTCGGAATGCTTCAACGTCAAGGAGAACGCGCACGACAACGTGCTCCTGCTCAACAGCTGCTACGGCAACACCGAGCCGATCGAGTTCCAGGGCAGCAACGTCGAGCTGCGCGGGCACGCCAACATCGTGCGGGACAACAAGATCTTCAGCAGCGCCGGCGTCGGCGTGAAGATCAAGTCCGACGGCGCCGAGTGGGACAAGGGCGGCAACAGCCTGGTGAACAACGAGATCTCCGACGCCCCCTATGCCCTGCAGTTCAACTCGCTCGTCCCCACCGGGCGGATGTGCGGGAACGTCGCCAGCACCAACGAGCTGGTGTTCTACAACAACAAGGGCGACTACGGCGACGGCGCGACACCGCCGAACTTCACCGCTCCCTGCTGA
- a CDS encoding DUF4440 domain-containing protein, producing the protein MDELRDRCAAQIRDLHRVIEDWLTGRAPRTAEAFAAFADAHSPEFTMVPPDGALLGRDELLPGFESAHGTAPGLRIRISDVALVHADTGGILVTYEEWQDGPAGKSGRRSTVLLEPHTSAPHGLRSRHLHETWIDRGR; encoded by the coding sequence ATGGACGAGCTGCGCGACCGCTGCGCCGCCCAGATCCGCGATCTGCACCGGGTGATCGAGGACTGGCTCACGGGTCGCGCGCCTCGCACTGCCGAAGCGTTCGCCGCGTTCGCCGACGCGCACTCCCCCGAGTTCACGATGGTCCCGCCGGACGGTGCGCTGCTCGGCAGGGACGAGCTCCTGCCCGGGTTCGAGAGCGCGCACGGCACCGCTCCCGGCCTGCGGATCCGCATCTCCGACGTCGCGCTGGTCCACGCCGACACCGGCGGGATCCTGGTCACCTACGAGGAGTGGCAGGACGGACCGGCCGGGAAGTCGGGCCGCCGCAGCACGGTGCTGCTGGAGCCGCACACTTCCGCGCCGCACGGCCTGCGGTCGCGGCACCTGCACGAGACGTGGATCGACCGTGGACGATGA
- the paaI gene encoding hydroxyphenylacetyl-CoA thioesterase PaaI — MERADGAGRGVGVRLLDVAPGRARVALTVEERHVNGHGICHGGYLFFLADAALAYASNSYGTSAVAAGADITFLRPVTLGAELVAEAVERARTGRSGLYDVTVRAGDEAVAEFRGRTRQVPGLPPPA; from the coding sequence ATGGAGCGGGCCGATGGCGCCGGCCGTGGGGTGGGCGTGCGCCTGCTCGACGTCGCGCCGGGCCGGGCGCGTGTCGCGCTGACGGTCGAGGAACGGCACGTCAACGGGCACGGCATCTGCCACGGCGGGTACCTCTTCTTCCTCGCCGACGCCGCACTCGCCTACGCGTCCAACAGCTACGGCACGTCCGCCGTTGCGGCCGGCGCCGACATCACGTTCCTGCGTCCCGTCACGCTCGGCGCCGAGCTCGTCGCCGAGGCGGTCGAGCGGGCGCGCACCGGCCGGTCGGGGCTGTACGACGTCACGGTCCGCGCCGGTGACGAGGCCGTGGCGGAGTTCCGCGGCCGCACCCGGCAGGTGCCGGGCCTGCCCCCGCCTGCCTGA
- a CDS encoding nitric oxide synthase oxygenase encodes MTLIATNAAVPAPRTCPVTHATPAPSVVDPEAALEFLTRFHAEAEPSVPLARRIRRIREEIDATGTYAHTTEELEFGARVAWRNAARCIGRLYWRSLHVRDRRHVRTPADVAAECVEHLRVATRGGRIRSTITVFAPDRPGAPGPRIHNDQLVRYAGHRMPSGAVRGDGKYTEFTDRAVALGWQRPDPPGRFDVLPLLIADGDCEPEVFELPPDAVLEVPLTHPDHAWFAELRLRWHAVPAISNMPLEIGGVTYQAAPFNGWYLGTEIGARNLVDADRYDLLPVIAERLGLDTSSERTLWRDRALVEMVRAVQHSFDVAGVTMADHHSESRRFLTHVEREERAGRRCPADWSWIVPPVSGGLTPVYHRYYDEPDPSTRPAFLLPTPRSST; translated from the coding sequence TTGACGCTCATCGCCACGAACGCTGCGGTTCCCGCTCCTCGAACGTGCCCCGTCACCCACGCAACGCCGGCGCCCTCCGTCGTCGACCCGGAGGCGGCACTGGAGTTCCTGACCCGGTTCCACGCCGAGGCCGAGCCGTCCGTGCCGCTCGCCCGGCGGATCCGGCGGATCCGGGAAGAGATCGACGCCACCGGCACCTACGCGCACACGACCGAGGAGCTGGAGTTCGGCGCCCGGGTCGCATGGCGCAACGCGGCCCGCTGCATCGGCAGGCTGTACTGGAGGAGCCTCCACGTCCGCGACCGCCGGCACGTGCGCACTCCCGCTGACGTCGCCGCCGAGTGCGTGGAGCACCTGCGGGTCGCCACTCGAGGTGGGCGGATCCGCTCGACGATCACGGTCTTCGCCCCCGACCGCCCCGGTGCTCCCGGGCCGCGCATCCACAACGACCAGCTGGTGCGCTACGCCGGGCACCGGATGCCGAGCGGCGCCGTGCGGGGGGACGGCAAGTACACCGAATTCACCGACCGCGCCGTCGCGCTCGGTTGGCAGCGCCCCGACCCTCCTGGCCGCTTCGACGTGCTGCCGTTGCTGATCGCGGACGGCGACTGCGAGCCGGAGGTCTTCGAGCTGCCGCCCGACGCGGTGCTGGAGGTCCCGCTGACCCACCCCGACCACGCGTGGTTCGCCGAGCTGCGGCTGCGCTGGCACGCCGTGCCCGCGATCAGCAACATGCCGCTGGAGATCGGCGGGGTGACGTACCAGGCCGCTCCGTTCAACGGCTGGTACCTCGGTACGGAGATCGGCGCCCGCAACCTCGTCGACGCCGATCGCTACGACCTCCTCCCGGTCATCGCGGAGCGGCTCGGGCTGGACACGAGCTCGGAGCGCACGCTCTGGCGCGACCGTGCCCTCGTCGAGATGGTGCGCGCCGTCCAGCACTCCTTCGACGTCGCGGGCGTGACGATGGCGGACCACCACAGCGAGTCGCGCCGCTTCCTCACCCACGTCGAGCGCGAGGAGCGGGCTGGTCGACGCTGCCCCGCCGACTGGAGCTGGATCGTGCCGCCGGTATCCGGCGGCCTCACGCCCGTCTACCACCGCTACTACGACGAACCGGACCCGAGCACCCGGCCCGCATTTCTCCTCCCGACCCCTCGTTCCTCAACCTGA
- the trmB gene encoding tRNA (guanosine(46)-N7)-methyltransferase TrmB has protein sequence MTEAAHPPVPTFVHHRSRLTEGQQHAWDRWWPERGRDVGDILSGAEPYDPPAWFGRRAPLVLEIGSGMGESTAAMAAAAPDVDHIAVEVYEPGLAQLLMRLADTGVTNVALLRGDAVALLRERVPPASLGGIRIFFPDPWPKRRHRKRRLVQRDFVALAASRLEPGGFLHLATDWDDYATQMRAVCDAEPALVNTGAGEAGGWTPRPDWRPVTKFEQRARIEGRTVRDLMYRTRHADAPRDDGT, from the coding sequence GTGACTGAGGCAGCGCACCCGCCGGTCCCGACCTTCGTCCACCACCGCAGCCGGCTCACCGAGGGTCAGCAGCACGCGTGGGACCGCTGGTGGCCGGAGCGCGGCCGGGACGTCGGCGACATCCTGAGCGGCGCCGAGCCGTACGACCCGCCTGCCTGGTTCGGGCGCAGGGCCCCACTGGTGCTGGAGATCGGATCGGGGATGGGGGAGTCCACGGCGGCGATGGCCGCGGCCGCGCCGGACGTGGACCACATCGCGGTCGAGGTGTACGAGCCGGGGCTCGCGCAGCTGCTGATGCGGCTCGCGGACACCGGGGTCACCAACGTCGCCCTGCTGCGCGGCGACGCCGTCGCCCTGCTCCGGGAGCGGGTACCACCCGCGTCGCTCGGCGGGATCCGGATCTTCTTCCCCGACCCGTGGCCCAAGCGGCGCCACCGCAAGCGCCGCCTGGTCCAGCGCGACTTCGTCGCGCTCGCGGCATCCCGGCTGGAGCCCGGCGGCTTCCTGCACCTCGCCACCGACTGGGACGACTACGCCACGCAGATGCGGGCGGTGTGCGACGCCGAACCGGCGCTCGTGAACACCGGGGCCGGCGAAGCCGGCGGCTGGACCCCGCGCCCGGACTGGCGACCTGTCACGAAGTTCGAGCAGCGCGCACGGATCGAAGGGCGAACCGTGCGTGACCTCATGTACCGGACCCGTCACGCGGACGCACCTCGCGACGACGGAACGTGA
- a CDS encoding amidohydrolase family protein, whose amino-acid sequence MTPGGWQPAELAEPAGRVSGARLVAPVVLPCDPQCSVLRDAVVDVDEQGRIAHVGPRATAPTSTAPVRTLPGALLPGLVNTHAHTPMIALRGMGGDLPLMRWLQDVMWPAEGRLEAPDVQVAMTSGCVELLRTGCTTSVEMYFFTDAVIDAVSAVGSRVVLTPGIIAAPGWDRLGTWEQMRDDVSARIDAVGVRSGPGERIELGYGPHAAYTLPPHALASVAEHARARDALMHIHVAETTEEDRAQRESHGSVPALLDEVGALGGRVIAAHAVHLSEADIALLASRGAAVAHCPGSNAKLAAGIARVTALRRAGVRVGLGTDGPASGDDLDLWAEARLAGLLARVGSGDAAALTAAELLLMSTRDGAAAIGRDDLGTLEAGRWADIVHVDLDDPTFVAPEDDAQLLSNLVWAGGSRLVRDVWVAGEQVLDGGEPTRVDRRAATVALREVAARIRG is encoded by the coding sequence ATGACGCCCGGGGGATGGCAGCCGGCGGAGCTTGCGGAGCCGGCGGGGCGGGTGAGCGGAGCGCGGCTCGTCGCGCCGGTCGTGCTGCCGTGCGACCCCCAGTGCTCGGTCCTGCGCGACGCGGTCGTGGACGTCGACGAGCAGGGACGGATCGCGCACGTCGGCCCGCGGGCGACGGCGCCCACCAGCACCGCGCCCGTGCGGACGCTGCCGGGTGCGCTGCTGCCCGGCCTGGTGAACACCCACGCCCACACCCCGATGATCGCGCTGCGCGGCATGGGCGGCGACCTCCCGCTCATGCGCTGGCTGCAGGACGTGATGTGGCCGGCCGAGGGCCGCCTCGAGGCCCCCGACGTGCAGGTCGCCATGACGTCCGGCTGCGTCGAGCTGCTGCGCACCGGCTGCACCACGAGCGTCGAGATGTACTTCTTCACCGACGCCGTCATCGACGCCGTGTCGGCGGTCGGGTCCCGGGTGGTGCTGACGCCGGGGATCATCGCCGCGCCCGGATGGGACCGCCTCGGCACCTGGGAGCAGATGCGCGACGACGTGTCCGCCCGCATCGACGCGGTGGGCGTCCGATCCGGGCCGGGGGAGCGGATCGAGCTCGGTTACGGCCCGCACGCGGCGTACACGCTCCCGCCGCACGCACTCGCGTCGGTGGCCGAACACGCCCGCGCCCGGGACGCGCTGATGCACATCCACGTGGCCGAGACGACGGAGGAGGACCGCGCGCAGCGCGAGTCGCACGGATCCGTGCCAGCCCTGCTCGACGAGGTCGGCGCGCTCGGCGGCCGGGTCATCGCCGCCCACGCCGTGCACCTCTCCGAGGCCGACATCGCCCTGCTCGCCTCGCGGGGCGCCGCGGTGGCCCACTGCCCGGGATCCAACGCCAAGCTCGCCGCCGGCATCGCCCGGGTGACGGCGCTGCGCCGGGCCGGGGTGCGCGTCGGCCTCGGCACCGACGGACCCGCGTCCGGCGACGACCTCGACCTGTGGGCCGAGGCCCGCCTCGCCGGCCTGCTCGCCCGCGTCGGCAGCGGGGACGCCGCCGCCCTCACCGCCGCCGAGCTGCTGCTGATGTCCACGCGGGACGGCGCAGCCGCGATCGGCCGCGACGACCTCGGCACGCTCGAGGCGGGCCGCTGGGCCGACATCGTGCACGTGGACCTGGACGACCCCACCTTCGTCGCACCGGAGGACGACGCCCAGCTGCTGTCCAACCTCGTGTGGGCCGGCGGGTCCCGCCTGGTCCGGGACGTGTGGGTGGCCGGCGAACAGGTGCTCGACGGCGGCGAGCCGACCCGGGTGGACCGGCGGGCCGCAACGGTCGCCCTTCGGGAGGTCGCGGCCCGGATCCGCGGCTAG